GCTCTTTTTCGACAATGAGCGCCAAAGTTGGGGTCTGAACGCGGCCTGAACTGCGCACATTGCCATACCCAGCAAATTTGACCGTCGTCAAATACCGCGTTAAAACCGCGCCCCATATAAGGTCGATGTCCTGGCGAGAAGCACCTGCCTGCGCCAAATTACCATCGAGCTGAACAAGATTATCGAAGGCTGTGGTGATCTCTTGCTTCGTAAACGCCGAATAACGAGCACGTGAAACCGGTAAAAGCGGATTCGCCTCGTGAATCTGAGAAAGCGCATCAGAGCCAATCAGTTCACCTTCGCGGTCGAAGTCAGTGGCGATAACGACACTATCGGCTTTCTTAGCAAGGTTCTTGAGCGAGCGAATGATGTCTTTTTCTTTCGGCAGCTTTTCGATGGGCGCATACGTCAAATATGGCAGCGCTTCCATTTTCCATGCTTTAAGATCAACACCATCTTCTGAAAAAGGTTTTTTCTTTTTAAAGGGTGGTGTCGGCAAATCGGCAGGAACCTCAGCATCCAACGCTTCACCAGTAGCACCAACACCCCGCCAGCCAGCGCGCTTGGACCAAACAAGCCGCTGAGCGAAATCAACTTCAAGAATATGACCACGCAAACCAATGGTTACCCATTCTTCACCCTGGTGAGTAAAGCGGTATACCGGCGTGGAATACACTTTGTCTTTCTTTGGACGGCCGGCTCCCAAGAGCTCTGATATCTTTTCAGCCGCATCATTTTTTTCAGTTACGATCAGTTTCACACGATGCCCCTCTCTTGATTTTACGTGCGTGGGGATACCCCCTGTCGGCTGTCGGCACCTGTTGGTTTTCAGATACGACAGAGGTAAACAGCTAGTTAGGATACATGATTAAACGATGTTTCGATAGAAATCTTATCCAAGCTGTTTGCTTTTCACGCGAACGTTACGTGCATCCGCTTAAAGACAAGCACAATCGCGCGCAGGTAGGCTATCCTTATGTGCATTCCCGCGTGAGGCATTTTCTTCCGCATGAGCTGTCTTCGTGGCTGCATCGTGGAGTAATTGCTGGTTTGACCTCTTAGTTTATCGGGTTTCTGCGCTCTTGCACTTCTTGACGACGTGTAAACAAAACAGATGAATGGAGGGACTGCGAAAGGATGCATATGAGCATGAAAAAGATTGTCGCTGTCACAGGCGCGCTCATTCTTTGTCTTATTGTCGCAGTTAACTTATACGTTACCCTCTCGTGTACGCCCTCAACTGATAGTGGTATTGACGAGGAACCGGCCAGCCAGATCGTCAGTACTCTCCCCTAACGTCAGCACACTTCCCCAACAATACCAGCACGCTCAACGCACATTGTTTCTTCCAAAAGAAACAAAAGTAGCTCAGAACTATCATTAATGAACGAGTGTGCGCCGAACTCTTACACGAGCGCGGATACCATGAAAACTCAGACTCTCATCCGACGTTCTACTCCCCTTGTGCAGCACTCTGTTTCTCACGTGCGAGAACAGCCTCCATCGCACGGATAGCGCATTCAATCTGCCCGTCATCAGGTTCGCGGGTTGTTAAATATTGCATTTGCATACCAGGCCAAAGAATTACCTTTACCAGGGGGTTTTCAGGATGTGTGCCGGCCCACTTAACAGTGATCTCATAACTAAGCCCCGCAATTATCGGCATGAGAATAATACGCGAGACGATAACCAGGGTAAGCTTCGGTAGACCATCCGCTACGCCCCAAGCCGTAATAAGAGCTCCCAGGGGCGTTATGGTATAGACGAAGATTGCGATAATCATAACCATGATCAAAAATGCCGTTCCACAGCGCACATGCAAACGCGGAAAGCTCCGCGCATTCTCTGGCGTCATCAACAGTCCATGCTCAAAGCAGTGAATGGCCTTATGTTCAGCGCCGTGATAACCAAACATGCGCTTGACATCCTTCATCCGCCCAATAAGCCAGATGTAGAACACAAACACGGCCACGCGCAGAATTCCGTCAACAAGATTCCACGCAATTGTCGCCTGATCATATTCGCCGACGAGCAAATTGGTTAAAAACGCAGGAAGCACGATAAACAACACGATGCCCCCTACAAGACCGACCACCATACTCGCGGCAAAGGCGGTATGTGGCATCTCGTCACCAGCTGAAGTATGCGATGGCTCAGATCCAGTTGAGACATGCGGCAGTCCGTCTTCAGTTGATTCAACTGCGTCATGCCGTGCTGAAATATCACCTGCAAAAGATGAAGGGGCACTTGTATTCGATAACGTGGCCTCATCCGCCGTTAAAGCAGTCACAGAAGATTCGTTACCGCCCGCCTGATCAGTCGGGTCATTGTCGCCAGCAAAGGCATGCGCCGCCGCAATTTCAAGCGCCTTCATACCCAGTACAAGGGATTCAACAAAAGCGGTACATCCCCGCACGATCGGCCAGTGCATCCAGCGACGAGAAGCTCGCCCACTTGCGAGGTCATGTTCCTCGGTATAGATCGATCCATTTGGCTGGCGCACAGCAACCGCCCAGTTAAGGCGACCGCGCATCATAACGCCTTCAATAAGCGCCTGTCCACCGACATGCGTCTTATGTGCGCCATCTTCTGAAAAAGCACGACGAAGATCGGAAGTGCCGTTTTTCACCTTAATCACGCTTCACGCGAGGATACG
This genomic interval from Cryptobacterium curtum DSM 15641 contains the following:
- a CDS encoding DUF1385 domain-containing protein — its product is MKNGTSDLRRAFSEDGAHKTHVGGQALIEGVMMRGRLNWAVAVRQPNGSIYTEEHDLASGRASRRWMHWPIVRGCTAFVESLVLGMKALEIAAAHAFAGDNDPTDQAGGNESSVTALTADEATLSNTSAPSSFAGDISARHDAVESTEDGLPHVSTGSEPSHTSAGDEMPHTAFAASMVVGLVGGIVLFIVLPAFLTNLLVGEYDQATIAWNLVDGILRVAVFVFYIWLIGRMKDVKRMFGYHGAEHKAIHCFEHGLLMTPENARSFPRLHVRCGTAFLIMVMIIAIFVYTITPLGALITAWGVADGLPKLTLVIVSRIILMPIIAGLSYEITVKWAGTHPENPLVKVILWPGMQMQYLTTREPDDGQIECAIRAMEAVLAREKQSAAQGE